One part of the Bacteroidia bacterium genome encodes these proteins:
- a CDS encoding metallophosphoesterase — protein MIGTYIPQDLPGRHFVVSDIHGCLRTFKSLLFEKIQLKKEDQLFLLGDYVHRGPDSKGVLDLIMDLQKKGYAVYPLKGNHELMYLNEKAAWLPQKYIDFINDLPYFIETRDFYFVHAGFNFAAPNPLEDTRSMIWGPYFRSEPDMHLLRHKKVIHGHTKHSLSDIFHAVVNKETIIPLDNGCYEGQRGEMMERGNLCAIDLDKFEVIVQENIDVKVLK, from the coding sequence ATGATCGGTACTTACATCCCCCAGGACCTTCCGGGTAGGCATTTTGTCGTATCTGACATACATGGCTGCCTCCGAACTTTCAAATCGCTCTTATTTGAGAAAATACAATTGAAAAAAGAGGATCAACTCTTTTTATTGGGTGACTATGTTCATCGCGGACCTGACTCCAAAGGAGTCCTTGATCTTATTATGGATCTTCAGAAAAAAGGGTATGCTGTATATCCCCTTAAAGGAAATCATGAACTCATGTACTTGAATGAAAAAGCCGCCTGGCTTCCTCAGAAGTACATCGACTTTATTAACGACTTACCCTATTTTATCGAAACGAGAGATTTTTACTTTGTCCACGCCGGCTTCAATTTTGCGGCTCCCAATCCTCTGGAAGACACACGATCCATGATTTGGGGTCCTTATTTTCGTTCAGAACCCGATATGCATCTGCTAAGACATAAGAAAGTCATTCATGGCCATACCAAACATAGCCTGAGTGATATCTTTCATGCAGTTGTCAATAAGGAAACCATTATTCCTCTTGATAATGGTTGTTATGAAGGGCAAAGAGGGGAGATGATGGAAAGAGGGAATCTCTGTGCCATAGACCTTGATAAATTTGAAGTTATTGTTCAGGAGAATATAGATGTAAAGGTCTTGAAATAA
- a CDS encoding zinc-ribbon domain containing protein: MRKKKGKIKHLKCPSCKAEISAKAAKACLEKDIPYGNIFYRISGPSLQNHKRPIWACDECLQVGKAIIADISKQVYLDYDPYVAYVDRSKICKTCGDHFVFSKTEQKFWYEDLQFWVQVQPNNCLPCRKEIRHQKNLNSELSFLLKEKDDWILAELERIVEIYIELEKFEKAKFYQSKIDKVERRKRK, translated from the coding sequence TTGAGAAAGAAAAAAGGAAAGATCAAACACCTGAAATGTCCTAGCTGTAAAGCTGAAATTTCTGCAAAAGCAGCAAAAGCCTGTTTGGAGAAAGATATCCCTTATGGAAATATCTTTTATCGCATTTCCGGTCCCTCTCTCCAAAACCACAAACGTCCCATATGGGCCTGTGATGAATGCTTGCAAGTAGGGAAAGCTATAATTGCAGATATTTCAAAACAAGTCTACCTGGATTATGATCCTTATGTGGCTTACGTAGATCGTTCTAAAATCTGCAAGACATGTGGAGATCATTTTGTTTTTAGCAAAACCGAGCAAAAATTCTGGTATGAAGACCTCCAATTCTGGGTACAGGTTCAGCCCAATAATTGCCTTCCTTGTAGGAAGGAAATTCGTCATCAAAAAAATCTGAATTCGGAACTCTCCTTTCTCCTGAAAGAAAAAGACGATTGGATACTGGCAGAATTGGAGCGGATCGTCGAGATTTATATAGAACTTGAGAAGTTTGAGAAAGCTAAATTCTATCAGAGTAAGATTGATAAAGTGGAGCGGAGAAAAAGGAAATAA